The Musa acuminata AAA Group cultivar baxijiao chromosome BXJ3-6, Cavendish_Baxijiao_AAA, whole genome shotgun sequence region tcataaacATACTAGCCACTGTCTTATTCTTCGGCACTTTCTTAAGATGTGCATGCAGAAGTCCGAAAGGATAAAACTGTGCGGGTAATAAAGTTGCACAAGCCAAACTTTGTCTTAAAAGTTTTGTGGATCCATTGGAGGAGGAGACCGCCAAAAGCATGCTAATTATCATTagagaaaagaagagatttaGTTATCGAATTATTTTATCTCTTATTAGGCTTTGATCATCATATAAACATTTGATGTATTATGCCCAACCAAAGACAACCTTGCAATCTTATATTTCAGAGTTGAACCTTGACTGCATTGCACGGTGACAAGATGACAAGAGAAAGGTTTCAAGGCAAAAGTACAGTAACAAGATGAAATATATTAATTACCACAAACATACGAGCCACCATCTTATTCTTCTTAGGCACTTTCTTAAGATGTGCATGCAGAAGGCTCACATAGTCCAAAAGGATAAAACTATGCGGGTAATAAAGTTGCACAGGCCAAACTTTGTCTTAAAGGTTTTGTGGATCCATTGGAGGAGGAGACCGTCAAAAATATGCTAATTATCATTAGAGAAAGGAAGAGATTtagttatcatttgatgaattattttattttttattgggcTTTGATCATCATATAAACATTTGATGTATTATGCCCAACTAAAGACAACCTTGCAGTCTTATATTCCAGAGTTGAGCCTTGATTGCATTGCATGGTGACAAGATGACAAGAGAAAGGTTTCAAGACAAAAGTACAGCAACAAGATGAAATATATTAATTACCACAAACATACGAGCCACCGTCTTATTCTTCGGCACTTTCTTAACATGTGCATGCAGAAGACTCACATAATCAAAAGGATAAAATTGTGCGGGTAATAAAGGCACAGGCCAAACTTTGTCTTAAAGGTTTTGTGGATCCATTCGAGGAGGAGACCGCCAAAAGCATGCTAATTATCATTAGAGAAAGGAAGAGATTtagttatcatttgatgaattattttatCTCTTATTGGACTTTGATCATCATATAAACATTTGATGTATTATGCCCAACCAAAAACAATCTTACAGTCTTATATTCCAGAGTTGATTGCATTGTAGAGTGACAAGATGACAAGAGAAAGGTTATAAGGCAAAAGTAGAGTGACAAgatgaaatatattaattatcACAAACATACGAGCCACCGTCTTATTCTTCGACACTTTCTTAAGATGTGCATGCAGAAAACTCACATGATCCGAAAGGATAAAACTATGCGGATAATAAAGTTGCACAAGCCAAACTTTGTCTTAAAGGTTTTGTGGATCCATTGGAGGAGGAGATCGCCAAAAGCATGCTAATTATCATTAGAGAAAGGAAGAGATTtagttatcatttgatgaattattttatCTCTTATTGGGCTTTGATCATCATATGAACATTTGATGTATTATGCTACAACCTTGCAGTCTTATATTCTAGATTTGATACTTGACTACATTGCATTATGACAAGATGACAAGAGAAAGGTTTTAAGGCAAAAGTAGAGCAACAAGATGAAATATATTAATTACCACAAACATACTCGCCACCGTCTTATTCTTCGGCACTTTTAAGACGTGCATGCACGTCTTCCTTAATACATCACAAGTTTTGCCTCGCATATATCTTACTACGTACTATAATAGAATCACAACTAAACAAGTTGATCCAGGTGACAGTGGCGAAGTGAGGCTTGTATCAAAGGATGGCCATTCTGCTATCAACGGGAAGAAATGGCGACGCTGCGCAAGACCACGGTCTCCACTGTGAGGCCGGGACCGAACCCGTAGAGCACCCCCCACTCCAACCCCTCGCCGGTGGTCGCCTTCCCGTCCTCGGCCGACCGCTTCCTCATCTCGTCGAGGATGAACAGCACGCAGGCGCTGGACATGTTCCCGTACTCGGTCATCACCTGCCTCGTCGCCTTCAGCTTTGCCCTATCCAGCCCCAGCTTGGCCTCCATCGCGTCGAGGATCGCGGGTCCGCCGGGGTGCGCGATCCAGAAGATGGAGTTCCAGTCGCTGATCCCCAGCGGCTCGAAGGCCTCCACGAGATTCTGCTCGATGTTCTTGGCAATGATCCTGGGCACGTCCCTGAGCAGATGGAAGGTGAGGCCGACCTCCTTGAGGTGGCCCTCGATAGCGCCGTCGGAGTCGGGGAGGAGGGTCTGGCTGGCCGAGATGAGCTGAAAGAGGGGTCGCTCCGTGGCGGGGTCGGGGTCAGCTCCGATGATGACGGCGGCGGCGCCGTCGCCGAACAGGGCCTGTCCGACGAGGTTGTCGAGGTGAGTCTCCGCCGCCCCGCGGAAGGTGACGGTGGTGAGCTCGGAGCAGACCACGAGCACCCGGGCGCCGCGGTTGTTCTCTGCTATGTCCTTGGCGAGGCGGAGCACCGTGCCGCCGGCGAAGCAGCCATGCTGGGACAACGTGAAGCGGTTGATGGaaaggttgagtccgaggagcttgACAAGCTGGTAGTCGTGGCCGGGCAAGTCGAAACTGACGGTGGTGCAGAAGACCAGGTGGGTGATCCTGGACTTGGGGTGCCCCCACTCTTCGATGGCCTTTACTGCCGCCTGCATGGCCAGCTTCGGTACCTCCACGGCCATGATGTCCCGCCGGACGTCCAGTGACGGTGCCATGTACGCGCCGATGTTAGGGTACGCTTTCAGGATCTCCTCGTTGAGGAACATGTAACGTTTACGGATCATTGTCTTGTCACCTGAACCATCACGAAGTACGAGCATCACAACCAAgactttatcttttttattagcGACGAGTACAGTTAGTAGATCTCTGTCTGTCACTTGTAATAACGCCATGCAacaaagaaacaaccaaagaaatgGTAGAGAGTACGTATAAGTCACTCACACATTCTCTTAAACCTCTGTTTGAGCTCAGGGAGGTGGTTGCTCCTGGTGATGCGGAAGTAGTAGTCAGGGTAGTCGGCCTGGTACACGACGTTGGCCGGGTTGGCGGTGCCGATGGCAAGTACCGTCGCTGGCCCCTCTGCCCTCTGCGATCGCCGGATCTCCTCCACCTTGGCCATGACTCCTGGCTCTTCTAATCTTCACCAACGACTGCCACAAGCCGAGTACTACAGCTCGAACAGTTGATGGCTTGCTTTGGATGTCGTGGAGCTTGGATATTTATAGTAGATGATAAGTGGGAGGGACGGGCCGTCCGTGAACCACGAGGGGTTTGGTGAGTGCCTCGTGATCTTCCTTCTTCCATCAGCTCATGGTCAAATGTGATGGCTGATGTCGTGAGGGAGTTAGGAAATGTGTCCTATCAAGAAAGACAATACTTTTCAAAGGGAACCTTAGATGATATGCCACGTGTTTCTTGAAGTGTTTATTAACAAGTAAAGAAATTAGGGTGATTTCCTGGGaagttttttttttggatctTTTCCGAGAGATACCCTTTTTCAAATTTCTCTAGCattgtctttttttatttttttgtataattCCAAATATAACATCGAGTTGATAGTAAGccaactatctttttttttttttcttttttcaaatgGTAAATCGGTTTGGATCAAGGTTTAGTTAAAATATTTTTCGATCACATAATTATTAGTTATTTTAATCATATAATTATTCTTTCTAAAAAGTTTTTTCCTCGTAACTCAAAGACCTCTTTAACTTTTATCGTATGCTAGATATGTAGTTTCAAAATAAGAATAATagtctaaaataaaataaaaaaagtaaagtaaaaaaaaagatgGAAATCAAGATACAAAAATATTGACCTTAAGCTTGTTATTTGGTGAGTGATTATTATTGTTTACTATTATTTTTCTAGTACCTTTTTATCCATTTTTCTCATGGGAAAAGAAGTAGATGGTTAAGGTATATCCGAAattaggaatatatatatatatatatatatataaagtttctctttagaaaaatctaaaatagaaatCTTTTTACAAGTATTTACTAAGAAATTATACCATCCAAAATATCCTATCCTCCACAAAATTTTTGTTATACTATTCTTGAAAATGAAAGAAAGCGTCAAATATTTTTCTAGTACCTTTTTATCCTTTTTTCTCATAGGAAAAGAAATAGGTGACtaaggtttatttgaaattataaaaaaaaatatataaaaagggaGGCATCTCTCTAGAAAAGCTTGAaatagaaattattttttatagctATGAAATTACCCCACTTAGAATATCTTATCCTCTTCAAAATGTGATATCAAATTAAAAAGATTTATGACATTTTTCCTTATGAAAATATATTCTATTTTAATTTTcatcacattattattattattattattattattctcacATCTCGAAGACTTCTTTACCTTTTGCTTTATGATAGGCATCAAATGTAGCTTTCAAACAAGAAAGACAATCGAAaacaaaacaaatgaaaaagacaagcaagaaaaaaaattatgtggACCTTAAGATACAAAAATGTTGGCCTTAGCATTTTTGTTCGGTGAGTGATCGCCAttgctcattattattattatagtgttcttgaagaaggaaaaaaaggccAAAATTTTTCTAGTGcctttttatcaatttttctcGTGGGAAAAGAAGTAACTGACTAAGGTATATTTAAtattatgaaaaaatatataaaaatggaTGTATCACTccagaaaaatctaaaataggAACCTTTTTACAAACATTAACTTAGAAATTACACCACATAGAATATCCTATCCTCTTCAAAATTTAGTATTAGATTAAAAagatttatgatattttctctcGTGAAAATAGAttctattttaattttgatattattattattattattattattattattattctacttcttcttcttcttcttctcataacTCGGAGACCTCTTCACATTTTTTTTTATGGTAGACATCCTACGTAGTTTTGAAATAAGAAAGATAATCCTAAATGAAACAAATGTAAAAgacaaataggaaaaaaaattatgtggAATTTAATTTGTAAAAATGTTGACCTTAAGCTTGTCGTTTGGTAAATGATCGTCGTTTTTTACTATTATTGTCATAGTATTCTTGAAGAAGGAAGAAagtatcaaatatttttttaatgcatTTTTATCTATCTTTCTCGTGAGAAAAGAGGTAGGTGGTTAAGgtatattcaaaattaaaaaatatatatatataaaaagggaGATATCTCTTTAGGAAAGTCCAAAACAGGAACTCTTTTGTAAACAATAGTTTTGAATATACCATGTGCTTTATGATAACATCATATGTAGTTTTCAAATAAGAAAGACAATCCAAaacaaaacaaatgaaaaagacaaacaggaaaaaaaattatgtggAATTTAAGTTGTAAAAATGTTGACCTTAAGCTTGTGGTTTGGTAAATGATCGTCATTGCTTACTATTATTATCATAGTATTCTCAAAGAAGGAAGAAAGTGTCGGGAAGAAACTGTTAAagtggaatattttttttttgttaagaaaTATTCTTTACGTGTCAAAataagtttctcatcaaaataccaacttaatattcaaatgtaaatatcaaccagcacagcataaataatagagcaaaaaatcaatcacacagtgagaccaaatcttttaaaatCATAGATCATATCTTcattataggatggatctcctcaaaagagaattataggtctcacaaagtgaatATCACAGGAAaatatcttagagagggtaaactacagatcaacaccgttaggattgtagagtttgctgcaaggattctccacataaaatttgggccgaaactgacaacatttggccacagatcgtcaagcagaaaactcagaaacctcatctttctctctctatttctctctcctctttccttgcACGCTGTaatctgatctcttttttttctcaCCCTCTCTCTccactttttaatttctttcattggttgaattgggctcaataggcccaattgtccaagcccacatatgggctggacccaacaattctccccctccagctcatatggtgggctgtactaagcccgctctttgcctacatgcatcaagcttctccttaggcaaagactttgtcaacatatctgatccattctcattagtatgtaccttttctaactgtaattctttcatctcaagcacatcacgaatccagtgatatctcacatcaatatgcttggatctagaatggtatgttgaattcttggagaggtgaatgacgctctgactatcacagtaaatagtatattcttcctgtttcaagcccaattcctgtagaaactttttcatccataaagcttccttgcaggcttcagtaattgctatgtattctgcttctgtggttgatagagcaacacacttctgtaacttagactgccaagagactgctcctcctgcaaatgtcattaagaatcccgaagtggacttcttggaatcagtatcaccagccatgtctgcatctgtgtaaccttctaacacaggttcatcactgccaaaacataaacataacctgaaagtacctcttagatatcttaatattaatttcactgctgcccaatgttctttTCCAGGATTTgaaagaaatcggctgacaactccaactgcatgagctatatctggcctagtacaaaccatagcatacatcaaactacctactgcagatgagtaaggcactttggacatttcttctttttccttctcacttgtaggacattgtttcgaactcagcttgaaatgacctacaagtggagaacaaactgctttggctttactcatgttgaatctttcaagaaccttttcaatgtaagtctcctgagatagccaaatcttccttttcttcctatcacgaagaatcttcatgccaagtatttgtttcaccgatcccaagtctttcatggcaaaagacttacttagctctcttttaagcttttcaatttttccaacatcatggccaacaatcagcatatcatcaacatatagcagtaaaataataaaatcataatctgaaatttttttcataaacacacaatgatcagatgtggttctatcatacccttggctcatcataaaggaatcaaacttcttgtaccactgtctaggtgcatgtttgagtccatataagcttttcttaagcttacataccaaattttcttttcccttgactttgaaaccttctggttgttccatgtaaatttcttcttctaaatcaccatgaaaaaatgatgtttttacatcaagttgctcaacttctaaattaaaGCGGGCagtcaaaccaagaacaactcggatagaggacattttcacaaccggagaaaatatttattcaaagtcaatacctttcttctgactgaatcctttcacaactagtcgtgccttgtatctctgttgtgagctattgctttcggtcttcaatttataaacccacttattcttgagagctttcttctctttaggcaactttaccaagtcataggtgtggttctcaaccaGGGATCTatttcttcttgcatggctttaaaccactcattcttattctcatgtagaatagcttcttggtaagtttctggctctcccccatcagtaagtataacatactcatgtggaggatatctggtagagggttgtcgctctctagtggatcttctcaatggaatctcaactggtggtggagatacttgttcagttggttcagcatcatcaactgtaggtgtatcatcactggtattcccatcacaatcttcttgttcatctcccctatgatcatcatgaactacaggtgaaggaactggacctaaactccaaggaatataaacagaggtttctggcttctcaatattatcaccatcatcaaacaattggtcttcaagaaacacaacatctctgcttctaataatcttcttgttcattggatcccataatctgtacccaaactcttgatGACTGTAtcctaagaagatacatgcttttgctttattatcaagcttggacctctcatctttgggaatgtgaacaaatgctttacacccaaagactctcaaatgattataagatatatcttttcttctccatactctctctggaacatcaccttgcagaggaaccgatggagaaagatttatcaggtcaactgtagttctcatagcctccccccaaaatgacttcggtaactagGCGTGAGAcaacatacacctaatcctttcttcaatggttctgttcatcctttctgccacaccgttctgctgaggagttttaggaattgttttctcaagcctgataccatagaacctgcaataattttcaaaaggacccctgtactcgccaccataatctgatcgaatacactttagttttctgccagtttctctttcaacactgacatgaaactccttaaaagcatcgagtacctggtctt contains the following coding sequences:
- the LOC103987272 gene encoding chalcone synthase 2-like, producing the protein MAKVEEIRRSQRAEGPATVLAIGTANPANVVYQADYPDYYFRITRSNHLPELKQRFKRMCDKTMIRKRYMFLNEEILKAYPNIGAYMAPSLDVRRDIMAVEVPKLAMQAAVKAIEEWGHPKSRITHLVFCTTVSFDLPGHDYQLVKLLGLNLSINRFTLSQHGCFAGGTVLRLAKDIAENNRGARVLVVCSELTTVTFRGAAETHLDNLVGQALFGDGAAAVIIGADPDPATERPLFQLISASQTLLPDSDGAIEGHLKEVGLTFHLLRDVPRIIAKNIEQNLVEAFEPLGISDWNSIFWIAHPGGPAILDAMEAKLGLDRAKLKATRQVMTEYGNMSSACVLFILDEMRKRSAEDGKATTGEGLEWGVLYGFGPGLTVETVVLRSVAISSR